The following is a genomic window from Sedimenticola thiotaurini.
GACGTTGTAGCGTTCTGCAAGTTGCTCCAGCACCACCCGCAGGTGCAGTTCACCCATGCCGCGGATCACGGTTTCGTTGGCCTGGGCATCGTGTTCAATAGCCAGACAAGGGTCTTCCGATGCCAGTTTCAGCAGGGCATCGGAGAGTTTCTGTTCATCTCCCCGTTTGTTGGGAATCACTGCCAAGCCGAACAGTGGCATGGGGAACTGCTCCGGTTGCAGGTGGAAGTTGTCCTCGTCGTGGGAGTCATGCAGTACCGCGTCGCGGAATATTTCGTCAACCCGGGCCACGGCGCAGATATCCCCCGGAATGGCCTGGGTCAGCTCGGTCTGGGCGTTGCCCTGGATACGGTAGAGGTGACTCAGCTTGAACGGTTTGCGGGAGTCGCCGATAAGCAGCTGGCTATTGGTGGTGACGGTGCCCTGGTAGACCCGGAAAATACCCAGCTTGCCCCGGAATGGATCGTTGCTGACCTTGAACACATGAGCCACCACATGTTTGTCGGGATCGGGGGTTACGCTCACCGGTGTGGCATGGGGCGGCTCGCCTTTCATAAAATTGGGAGGGTTGCCTTCGGTCGGGTCCGGTAGCAGGCGGGTAATAATCTTCAGCAGCTGTTTGATACCAGCGCCGCTTTTTGCCGATACAAAACAGATCGGTATCAGGTGTCCATCCCGCAGGGCCACTTCGAACGGATCATGCAGCTGTTCCGATTTCAGCTCCTGACCCTGTTCCAGGTAGAGCTCCATCAACTGCTCATCCATCTCCACCACCTGATCGACAATATTGGTGTGGGCTTCGGCAACGGAGGAGAAAGCGGTCGGTGCGCCATCCGGGGAGAAGAAGCAGTCCACCACCTGGCCCGGTTCAGCAGCCGGCAGGTTGAGCGGCAGGCAGACATCGCCAAAGGTCTCCCGGATGCTGTTCAGCAGAGCCTCCAGATCCAGGTTGTCGGCATCGATCTTGTTTACAATGATGGCGCGGCACAGGTTGTCATTCCGGGCGTGTTCCATCATCGCCAGGGTGGCGGGTTCAATACCGGTCTCGGCGTTGATCACCACGGCGGTGGTTTCGGCGGCCTGCAGGACGCTGAATGCACGACCGAAGAAGTCGATCAATCCCGGTGTGTCCAACAGGTTGATGTGGGTCTGATCGACCCGCAGATGGGCCAGGGCAGCGTCCAGCGAATGTTCGTAACGCTTCTCCTGTGGATCAAAATCACAGACAGTGTCGCCCCGTTCGATCGCGCCCTGGTTCTGTATCACGCCTGCGTGATACAGGAGGGCCTCGACCAGCGTCGTTTTACCGGCGCCTGATTGGCCCACCAGGGCGATATTCCGGATATCCTGGGTGGTGTAGTCAGGCATTATTCTCTCCTTGGAAGTTGTTTTGACAGCTTGTTTTTGAATCTCCTGTTATCCCACTGGAAGACGGGCTCGGACGCCATGACCCGGATCAACAAGTGGTCGAGGTGAACTGTCTGCCGACGCTATTTTTATTCAGTGTAGTCGCCACCGGCGGGTGGGTCAGCGACGGCGGCCCTTGAAGGCGGCGACCTGCTGGATAATCAGATTGAAAGGCAGATTATCCAGTGCACCGTACTCCTTCTTGGCGCGGTTTATCAGGGAGTAGATATCGGGAATGAAACGGGAGTCCTGCTGGGTCTGCTGCTCCATGACCTGTTCGAGTCCGCGCAGACCGCCCACCTGGATGCGCAACGCCTGGGCATGGCTCAGTACGCCGCTCTCCTGGCTCGCCTTGAGGACAAACCGGCTGTGGTGGCGCAGCAGTTTCAGTAACTCGCCGCACTGGGCCTGGGCCTTGTCCTGTTTGCAGTGAATGCCTTCCCGCTCGGCCAGGTTGAACTTCTCCGATTGGGAACAGCCGGCATGGCCGGCAAACAGACACTTTTCGAACAGACAGGCGCGCTCGTTGATCTGTTCAAAAGTTTTGCGGTAGGCGTCCTGGTCCATATCCCTCCGGGCCTGTTGGCGGCCTTAGCGATCTTTTCCGGTGAAACTGTGGATCATGCGCCGGTCCCGTTTGCTGGGTTTGCCCTGGGCAGGACGGGGGGCCGCAGCGCGCAGCAGCCGCTGCTCCTCGATCTGGCGTTGTCGCTTGACCCGGCTTGCTTCATCCTCTTCATAAAACAGTACCGCCTCGCTGGCCGGGCGACGCTGCCTGGGCAGCTCCTTCACTTCGATCTGCCACTCCAGTGACTCTTTGTGGATGGTCAGCCGGCTGCCGACAGCAACGGTTTTACCCGGCTTGGTCCGCTGGCCGTTGAGATGCACCTTGCCCCCGTTGATGGCCTCAATGGCCAACTGCCGGGTCTTGAAGAAGCGCGCCGCCCAGAGCCATTTGTCCAGCCGCATCTGGCCATTGCTCATGTAATGATGTCCGACTCATCCCGGGGCGCCAGACCGAGCAGCGGGTCCAGCTTGCCCAGCATGTCCAGTTCGGCCATGTCGTCATAGCCGCCCACGTGGAAATCATCAATGAAGATCTGGGGCACGGTGTTGCGCTGGCTGCGTTGGAGCATCTCCCGCATCCGCTCCCGGTCACCCTCGATCTGAAGCTCTTCAAATGCCACCCCTTTGCGGTTCAGCAGCGCTTTGGCGCGCAGACAGTAAGGGCAGATGGCGGTGGTATACATCACGACTTTCGGCATGTTCAGTCTCTACGATTACAAGGGGTTTGGCCTATCGTACCAAGCCCCCCAAAGGGGGTCTAGCGGGGTCATCCCCCCTCTTCTGACGCCGTTGTAGAACTGATTCGTCCCCCGGGGCTTGAATAGTGGGTTAGAATCCTGATCTATTGTACCTACTGCCGATTTTCGCCAGCCAACAAGAGATTATCAATGCTAAGAGATACCCCCAGCACGGTTTACCTGAAGGATTACCTGCCCCCGGAATTTCTGATCGACCAGGTCATGCTCTGGTTTGATCTGGATGAGACCGAAACCCGGGTCCGGTCGCGGCTGGAGTTGCGGCGCAACCCGGCGGCCCAATCCCGCTCACCCGATCTGCGTCTGCATGGTGAACAGCTGGAGCTGATCTCCCTGAGCCTGGATGGCCAACCAGTCGCGCCGGCCGGTTACCTGCAGGATGACGAGGGGCTCACCGTCCGCCAGGTGCCGGACCAGTTCGTACTGGAGAGCGAAGTGCGTATTCTGCCACAGCAGAACACCGCGCTGGAGGGGCTCTACAAGTCCGGTGGACTGTTCTGTACCCAGTGTGAGGCGGAAGGGTTCCGCAAGATCACCTGGTATCTGGACCGACCTGATGTGATGAGCCGTTTCACCACCACCATCTGCGCCGACAAGCAGCGTTACCCGGTGCTGCTTTCAAACGGCAATCCGAGCGATACGGTGGAGTTGGAGGATGGCCGGCACCGGATCACCTGGACAGATCCGTTTCCCAAGCCCGCCTACCTGTTCGCCCTGGTGGCGGGGGATCTGCGTGCCATCGAGGACAGCCATACCACCCCCTCGGGGCGGGAGGTGACGCTGCGTATCTACGTGGAACCGGAAAATATCGATAAGTGCGACCACGCCATGGCGTCGCTGAAGCGGGCCATGGCCTGGGATGAGCAGCAGTACGGCCGTGAATACGATCTGGATATCTACATGATCGTGGCGGTGAACGATTTCAACATGGGTGCCATGGAGAACAAGGGGTTGAATATCTTTAACTCGAAGTTCGTGCTGGCCTCACCGGCAACGGCTACCGACCGGGATTTTCAGGGCATCGAGTCGGTCATCGCCCATGAGTATTTTCACAACTGGACCGGCAACCGCATCACCTGCCGTGACTGGTTCCAGCTCAGTCTGAAAGAGGGGCTGACGGTATTCCGGGATCAGGAGTTCTCCGCTGACATGGGCTCCCGGGGGGTGAAACGGATAGAGGATGTGCGGCTGCTGCGGGCACATCAGTTTGCCGAGGATGCCGGCCCCATGGCACACCCGGTACGGCCGGACTCCTACATGGAGATCAACAACTTCTACACCGTCACGGTGTACGAGAAGGGTGCCGAAGTGGTGCGCATGCAGGCCAATCTGCTGGGGCCGGAGGCGTTTCGGGGTGGTACTGACCTCTACTTTGAACGCTTCGACGGGCAGGCGGTCACCACGGACGACTTTGTCCAGTGCATGGCGGATGCCGGTCAGCGTGATCTGGGCCAGTTCAAACGCTGGTACAGCCAGGCCGGTACGCCGGAGCTCACTATCCAGGGCGTCTACGATGCCGCACAGCAGACCTACACCCTGACAGTGGAACAACACTGTCCCGCCACCCCCGGTCAGCCGGATAAGGAGCCGTTCCTGATCCCCCTGGCGGTGGGACTGCTGGACGACCGGGGCACCGACCTGGCCCTGCGACTGGCAGGTGATAGCGACCCCGGTCCGACCACCCGCATGCTGGAGATCAGTGAACCTCGCCAGCAGTTTGTTTTCGAACAGGTCCCGGTGGCCCCGGTCCCGTCCCTGCTGCGTGGTTTCTCAGCGCCGGTGAAGGTGCGGTTTGACTACAGTAACGAACAGCTGATGTTCCTGATGGCCCATGACAGCGACGGCTTCAGCCGCTGGGATGCGGCACAGACCCTGGCCCAGCGCATCCTGCTCCAGTTGGTGGATGATCCCGATAGCCTGGTGCCGGAAGGGTTTGTCCAGGCGTTCCGGCAGGCCTTGCAGGACAGCGCATCGGATCCAGCCCTGCTGGCCGAGGTTCTGACCCTGCCGGCCGAGAGCTATCTGGGGGACCAGATGGCCGAGGTGGATGTGGAGGGGATTCATCGCGCCCGGGAGCAGCTCAAGACCCTGCTGGCCAGCGAGCTGAAAACGGAGCTGCTGGCGGTCTACCGGGACAATGAAGTGACCGGTGAGTATCGACCCGATGCGGATGCGATCGGACGACGCAGTCTGCGCAATCTGGCTCTGGGTTACCTGATGCAGTTGGAGGATCAGGCCATTCAGGCGCTCTGTATCGCGCAATACCGGGCCGGCAACAACATGACCGATGTGATCACCGCACTCTCTCTGCTGGCCGACCGGGACATCCCGGAGACGGCGGAGCTGCTGGAGGGCTTCTACCAGCAGTGGCGGGACGATCCCCTGGTGCTGGATAAATGGTTCAGTCTGCAGGCCATGTCCAAACGTCCCGATACCCTGGAGCGGGTGAAGGGGTTGCTGGACCACCCGGCGTTCTCCATAGCCAATCCCAACAAGGTACGTTCCCTGATCGGTGCTTTCTGTTCCGGCAACCCGGTACGTTTCCATGCAGCGGATGGAGCCGGTTATCGGTTTCTCAGTGACCGGGTGCTGGAGCTGGATCAGCTCAATCCGCAGGTGGCTGCCCGCATGGTGCGCCTGATGACCCGCTGGCAGCGCTATGATCCTGCCCGCCAACGCCTTATGCAGACCCAGCTTGAGCGCATTCTGCATACCAGTGGTGTCTCCCGGGACGTGTACGAGATTGTCTCCAAGAGTCTGGAGCACGCCTGACCGGCAGCGGTCCCGCCGGATAACAGAAGTCGTACCGGCACGGACCCTGGGGCATACTGCCGAAACCTGGCCTGTTTTATCCTGTCCGGTCCGGAACCCGGCAACTGTAATGGTATTTTTCTGCCCGCTTGATTAGTATCTAGGCCATTACGCGAAACCCGGAACCCCCGGAATCAGGGCAGGATAGGGCAAGATGACAACGCAATCACTCCAGTATCAGCTGAAGGATTCAGAATCGATCGGGGAGGTGATGACGGCGCTAACCGCACAGTTCACACTCACCAGTGAACCTGAAAAAACCGTGCGGTACGTACTCCACGACAGTTTTGACTGGCGACTGTTTCAGGCCGGTCTGCAACTTGAGGAGTTGCGGGCAACCGGCCGCCATGAACTGACGCTGCGTAAACTGGATGGTGGCACTGCCTGCGAGACCATCCGCCTGGAGGGGGCGGTACCCGCCTTTTTTCAACACTATGCACCGGGCCTGTTGCGGGACCGGCTGGCGGATTGCCTGGCGATGCGGGCTCTGCTGCCCCAGGTGGAGATTCGTCGCCGTGAACGGCTGCTGCGGGTGTTGGACAGCGAGCAGAAGACGGTGTTGCGAATTGTTCTGCAGGAGCAGGAGGCCCGGCCTCCGGGGCGGGGCGAGTACCAGCCGATGGTGGCCCTGGTTGGCCTGTTGTCGGTGCGCGGTTATGACAAGCCCCTGCGCCAGGTGAGCCGTTTCCTGACCCGTACCCTGGAACTGCAACCCCAATCCGATGCCCTGATCACGCTGGGCCTTGCCGCCATCGGTCGTCGCCCCCTGGACTACAGCTCCAAACTCAATTTCCAGCTTCAGCCGGGCACCCCGGCCGGCGAAGTGGCCCGGCAGATTCACCGGGCCCTGCTGGATACCCTGGAGACCAATCTGCCGGGTACCCGGGCGGATCTGGATTCAGAGTTTCTGCACGACCTGCGGGTGGCAGTGCGGCGCACCCGCTCGGCGCTCAGTCAGATCAAAGGCGTGTTTCCGGAAGATGAGGTGGAAAAGTACAAGGAGCGGTTCGCCTGGATTGGCCAGCTGACCGGCCCGACCCGGGATCTGGATGTCTACCTGCTGGGCTATGATGATTACCGCGACAGTCTGCCGGAGCCTTACCGCCCCGACCTGGACCCGCTTCACCGGTTTCTGGTGAATCATCAGAAGAGCGAACAGCGGGCCATGGTGCGCAAGCTCAATTCACCCCATTTTCATACCCTGCTGAAGGAGTGGCGGGCCTTCCTGGATACAGAGTCGGCACCGGAGTCGATCTGTCCCAATGCCCATAAACCGATCGGCAAGGTGGCGGGCAAGCGTATCTCCCGCACGTTTTTCCGGGTTCTGGAAGAGGGCTTGGCCATCACCCCCCACTCACCACCCGAGGCGCTGCATGAGTTGCGCAAGGGGTGCAAGAAACTGCGCTACCTGCTGGAGTTCTTCCAGAGCCTCTACCCGGCGGAGCGGGTCAAACCCCTGATTAAAAATCTGAAAGGTCTGCTGGACAACCTGGGTGACTTTCAGGACCTGGAGGTGCAGGCGGACAAGCTGCGCAAGTTTGCCCATCAGATGGTGGAGGAGGGCGACGTACCGGCGGATACCCTGCTCGCCATGGGCATGCTGGTGGACGGTCTGTTGAAGCGTCAACAGGCCAGCCGCCAGGTGTTTGCCGACCGCTTTGCCCGCTTTGCCGACGCCAAGCAGGTAGCTGTCTACCAGGAGCTGTTTGGCGGGCGCCGGAAAAAGCGTGTTGCGGATGGGGAGCCGGCATGAGGATTATCGGCGTATACAACATCAAGGGCGGGGTGGGTAAGACCGCCACCGCGGTGAATCTCGCCTACCTGTCGGCCCAGGCCGGTTTGCGCACCCTGGTATGGGATCTGGACCCGCAGGGGGCCGCCAGCTACTACTTCCGCATCAAGCCACGTATCAAGGGTGGCGGGCGCAAGATGCTAAAGGGCAAACGGGAGCTGGACCGCCTGATCAAGGGGAGTGATTTCGAAAATCTGGATCTGCTGCCGGCGGATTTCTCCTATCGCAACATGGACCTGATGCTGGGTGAGGCGAAGGGCCCGGTAAAACAGCTGCTACGCCTGTTGCGGCCCCTGGCAGAGGAGTATGACCGAATCTACCTGGACTGTCCGCCCAGCATCTCCCTGGTGTCGGAGAATATCTTCCGGGCTGCCGATGCCCTGCTGGTGCCGACCATTCCCACCACCCTGTCGCTGCGCACCTATGAGCAGATGGTGGAGTTTCTGGCGGGGCACAAGGTGGGCAACGTGAAGCGCATGCCGTTCTTTTCCATGGTGGATCGGCGCAAGCGCATGCATCTGGATATGATCAAACAGTTGCCGGAGCGTTTTCCCGAACTGCTCAAGGCCCATATCCCCTATGCCAGTGACGTGGAACGGATGGGCCATTTCCGCGCCCCGCTGGGCAGTTTTGCACCGCGCAGCGCCGCGGCAATCGCCTATGATGCGCTCTGGCAGGAGTTGGAAGGGGCGCTGAAAAGCTGATCAGCGGAAGAGAGCCGGCTTGGCCACAAGGGTCATCCCCGCCCACCGGTTTGCGGGATATCAGCTCGCCAGGCCGTTATTCTCTTCGTAGGGTTTGTAGTGCTTGATCTTGCGGCGGATATTGCGCTGGACAATCACCCCTTCAATTTTGTGGTTGGTGCCGGCCAGCTCTATGCTAGGGTACTGCGGGTTCAGCGCGTTCAGTCGCACCCGGCCGTCGGCATCCCGTACCCACTGGCGGAACAGACGCTCGCCATCCACCGTGATAATGACGTAGGCGCCACTGGCACACACCTCCGAGGGTTCGATGACAATGATACACTTGACCGGAAATTCCGGTTCCATGCTGTCATCCAGCACCTGCAGGGCGTAGAGTTCGTTGTAGCTGCAATCTTGTGTCATAACGGTTGGCCCGGGAATTCTGCTGTATTAGTAAATTATTAAACAGTCTCTCTATATGGCACACAATCGTCAAGCCCAGGCGCGTCCCCATGCTGATCGACGCGACTGGAAGAACCTGAAAAACATGCTTCCCTACCTCTGGAACTACCGGGGCCGGGCCCTGCTGGCACTGGCTTGCCTGGTGCTGGCCAAGCTGGCCAATGTGGGTATTCCGGTGGTACTCAAGGAGATTGTCGATGGCATGAGTGACAAGCAGGAGACCTTGCTGGTACTGCCGGTCTCCCTGCTGATCGCTTATGGTGCCCTGCGGGTCAGCAGTACCCTGTTCAACGAGTTGCGCGACGTGGTGTTTGCCCGGGTGCGCTACCATGCCATGCGGCGCCTGGCCACCAAAGTGCTGACCCATCTGCACCAGCTGTCGCTCGGTTTCCACCTGGGCCGCCAGACCGGTGCCATCAGCCGGGATCTGGATCGGGGCACCCGCAGTGTCAGCTCCATTCTCAACTACATGGTGTTCAGCATCATTCCCATGCTGGTGGAGTTTGCCCTGGTGGCGGTGATCCTGCTCACCAATTACGCCCTGGTCTTCACCCTGGTCACTTTCGGAACCGTGGCGGTCTATATCCTCTTTACCTTCTCCGTAACCGAGTGGCGCATGGACTATCGCCACACCATGAACCGGCTGGAGTCCCAGTCCAACTCCCGGGCGGTGGACAGCCTGATCAACTACGAGACGGTCAAATACTTCGGCAATGAACAGCTGGAGCTGTCCCGTTTTGACGGTACCCTGCATGAGTGGGAGGAGGCGGCGGTCAAGAGCCAGCACTCCATGTCCCTGCTCAACTTTGGCCAGGGTGCCATTATCGGTCTGGGTGTGACCGCCATCATGTTCTATGCCGCTGCCGGTGTGGTGGATGGCACCATGTCCATCGGCGATCTGGTACTGGTGAACGCCTTTCTGCTGCAGCTGTTTATTCCGCTCAATTTCCTCGGCATGGTCTACCGGCAGATCAAAT
Proteins encoded in this region:
- the grxC gene encoding glutaredoxin 3, giving the protein MPKVVMYTTAICPYCLRAKALLNRKGVAFEELQIEGDRERMREMLQRSQRNTVPQIFIDDFHVGGYDDMAELDMLGKLDPLLGLAPRDESDIIT
- the pepN gene encoding aminopeptidase N, whose protein sequence is MLRDTPSTVYLKDYLPPEFLIDQVMLWFDLDETETRVRSRLELRRNPAAQSRSPDLRLHGEQLELISLSLDGQPVAPAGYLQDDEGLTVRQVPDQFVLESEVRILPQQNTALEGLYKSGGLFCTQCEAEGFRKITWYLDRPDVMSRFTTTICADKQRYPVLLSNGNPSDTVELEDGRHRITWTDPFPKPAYLFALVAGDLRAIEDSHTTPSGREVTLRIYVEPENIDKCDHAMASLKRAMAWDEQQYGREYDLDIYMIVAVNDFNMGAMENKGLNIFNSKFVLASPATATDRDFQGIESVIAHEYFHNWTGNRITCRDWFQLSLKEGLTVFRDQEFSADMGSRGVKRIEDVRLLRAHQFAEDAGPMAHPVRPDSYMEINNFYTVTVYEKGAEVVRMQANLLGPEAFRGGTDLYFERFDGQAVTTDDFVQCMADAGQRDLGQFKRWYSQAGTPELTIQGVYDAAQQTYTLTVEQHCPATPGQPDKEPFLIPLAVGLLDDRGTDLALRLAGDSDPGPTTRMLEISEPRQQFVFEQVPVAPVPSLLRGFSAPVKVRFDYSNEQLMFLMAHDSDGFSRWDAAQTLAQRILLQLVDDPDSLVPEGFVQAFRQALQDSASDPALLAEVLTLPAESYLGDQMAEVDVEGIHRAREQLKTLLASELKTELLAVYRDNEVTGEYRPDADAIGRRSLRNLALGYLMQLEDQAIQALCIAQYRAGNNMTDVITALSLLADRDIPETAELLEGFYQQWRDDPLVLDKWFSLQAMSKRPDTLERVKGLLDHPAFSIANPNKVRSLIGAFCSGNPVRFHAADGAGYRFLSDRVLELDQLNPQVAARMVRLMTRWQRYDPARQRLMQTQLERILHTSGVSRDVYEIVSKSLEHA
- the fusA gene encoding elongation factor G encodes the protein MPDYTTQDIRNIALVGQSGAGKTTLVEALLYHAGVIQNQGAIERGDTVCDFDPQEKRYEHSLDAALAHLRVDQTHINLLDTPGLIDFFGRAFSVLQAAETTAVVINAETGIEPATLAMMEHARNDNLCRAIIVNKIDADNLDLEALLNSIRETFGDVCLPLNLPAAEPGQVVDCFFSPDGAPTAFSSVAEAHTNIVDQVVEMDEQLMELYLEQGQELKSEQLHDPFEVALRDGHLIPICFVSAKSGAGIKQLLKIITRLLPDPTEGNPPNFMKGEPPHATPVSVTPDPDKHVVAHVFKVSNDPFRGKLGIFRVYQGTVTTNSQLLIGDSRKPFKLSHLYRIQGNAQTELTQAIPGDICAVARVDEIFRDAVLHDSHDEDNFHLQPEQFPMPLFGLAVIPNKRGDEQKLSDALLKLASEDPCLAIEHDAQANETVIRGMGELHLRVVLEQLAERYNVHVETHPPSIPYRETISAAAEGHYRHKKQTGGAGQFGEVSLRIAPLPRGEGFLFVDEVKGGVIPGQFIPAVEKGVRLALEEGYIAGYPIQDLQVTVYDGKFHAVDSKEIAFVTAGKKAFQAALEKARPIVLEPVVNISITASGDAMGDITADLSVKRGRIHNTEMTTDGRMLISGQAPLAELDDYSTRLKSLTGGEGSYEISFSHYDPVPDNIQRTLAEKHQQQIHHQDE
- a CDS encoding ABCB family ABC transporter ATP-binding protein/permease, whose product is MAHNRQAQARPHADRRDWKNLKNMLPYLWNYRGRALLALACLVLAKLANVGIPVVLKEIVDGMSDKQETLLVLPVSLLIAYGALRVSSTLFNELRDVVFARVRYHAMRRLATKVLTHLHQLSLGFHLGRQTGAISRDLDRGTRSVSSILNYMVFSIIPMLVEFALVAVILLTNYALVFTLVTFGTVAVYILFTFSVTEWRMDYRHTMNRLESQSNSRAVDSLINYETVKYFGNEQLELSRFDGTLHEWEEAAVKSQHSMSLLNFGQGAIIGLGVTAIMFYAAAGVVDGTMSIGDLVLVNAFLLQLFIPLNFLGMVYRQIKYSLADMDLIFKLMEQQPEIQDRPDAPALQLERGEVRFQHVGFSYTPEREILRDVDFTIRPGEKVAVVGHSGAGKSTLSRLLFRFYDVTRGAVLVDGQDVRTVTQESLRRVIGVVPQDTVLFNDTIYYNLAYGRPEASRSEIEAAAGMAHIRDFIESLPNGYQTLVGERGLKLSGGEKQRIAIARAILKHPRILVFDEATSSLDTQTEQAILETMREVAEDHTTLVIAHRLSTVVDADQILVMEQGRIIERGSHRQLLEQAGVYREMWQLQQEERNMQVEQTI
- a CDS encoding ParA family protein encodes the protein MRIIGVYNIKGGVGKTATAVNLAYLSAQAGLRTLVWDLDPQGAASYYFRIKPRIKGGGRKMLKGKRELDRLIKGSDFENLDLLPADFSYRNMDLMLGEAKGPVKQLLRLLRPLAEEYDRIYLDCPPSISLVSENIFRAADALLVPTIPTTLSLRTYEQMVEFLAGHKVGNVKRMPFFSMVDRRKRMHLDMIKQLPERFPELLKAHIPYASDVERMGHFRAPLGSFAPRSAAAIAYDALWQELEGALKS
- a CDS encoding RNA-binding S4 domain-containing protein; its protein translation is MSNGQMRLDKWLWAARFFKTRQLAIEAINGGKVHLNGQRTKPGKTVAVGSRLTIHKESLEWQIEVKELPRQRRPASEAVLFYEEDEASRVKRQRQIEEQRLLRAAAPRPAQGKPSKRDRRMIHSFTGKDR
- a CDS encoding S24 family peptidase: MTQDCSYNELYALQVLDDSMEPEFPVKCIIVIEPSEVCASGAYVIITVDGERLFRQWVRDADGRVRLNALNPQYPSIELAGTNHKIEGVIVQRNIRRKIKHYKPYEENNGLAS
- a CDS encoding CHAD domain-containing protein; the encoded protein is MTTQSLQYQLKDSESIGEVMTALTAQFTLTSEPEKTVRYVLHDSFDWRLFQAGLQLEELRATGRHELTLRKLDGGTACETIRLEGAVPAFFQHYAPGLLRDRLADCLAMRALLPQVEIRRRERLLRVLDSEQKTVLRIVLQEQEARPPGRGEYQPMVALVGLLSVRGYDKPLRQVSRFLTRTLELQPQSDALITLGLAAIGRRPLDYSSKLNFQLQPGTPAGEVARQIHRALLDTLETNLPGTRADLDSEFLHDLRVAVRRTRSALSQIKGVFPEDEVEKYKERFAWIGQLTGPTRDLDVYLLGYDDYRDSLPEPYRPDLDPLHRFLVNHQKSEQRAMVRKLNSPHFHTLLKEWRAFLDTESAPESICPNAHKPIGKVAGKRISRTFFRVLEEGLAITPHSPPEALHELRKGCKKLRYLLEFFQSLYPAERVKPLIKNLKGLLDNLGDFQDLEVQADKLRKFAHQMVEEGDVPADTLLAMGMLVDGLLKRQQASRQVFADRFARFADAKQVAVYQELFGGRRKKRVADGEPA